The following is a genomic window from Bacteroidia bacterium.
GATTGCCGCGCTCCGGTCAGGACGGTAACCGGTACGCGACCGAGCGCCGACCGAATCCTTTCCAGTAAAATGTCGCGTGTGATTATCATGACAACAATATACCATGAATATCCTGCATCATGCAACCGTTTTTCATGGTGGCTTCAGGTGGCCACGGACTCGCCCCGGGAGGCATGCGGCAAGCAGCATTCCCGGTCATAGGGCGCCACCCCCTTCCGGCAGGATTGATACCCTATGCCGCTGTGCAACGCCGGGGCGCGTATTGTATGCTTTTCACAACACGAGTACTTTGTGAGCATGTATTTCGACGACTTCCATCCCGGCCTGCACATCGAGACGAACGCGCGCACCGTCACCGAAACGGAACTCGACGCCTTTCTGGATCTCGCCGACTTGCATCTACCCATGTTTCTCGACGACGAAGGCGCACGGGAGGTCGGGCATTCCCGGCGACTGGTCACTGGTCCCATGATACTTGCCGTGGCGCTCGGCCTTGTGCGCGCACATGGCTGTTTCGATCAGGTGGTGGCGGCGCTGGAATTCAATCACGTGCGCTTCCGAAAGGCGGTGCATCCGGGCGACTCCCTGCGGGCCGGGCTCACCGTGCGTGAAAGTCGCCCCACCAGCCATCCCGGCCGCGGATTGGTCATAGTCGATTTTATTGTGCGCAATCAGGAGGACGCGACCGTGCTGGAAATGCAGGGCACGTATCTGTTCAGGAGATCACCGCAGCCGTCCACCCCCTGACCACCCTCTTCCCTCTCCCGCTTCCCTCATTCCCATTCTCTTCGCTCTTCACTCTTCCCTCTTCACTCTTCACCACTCTTTTCACCTCTCTCCACACCATCCGCACACTTCACTATCGCACACTCCACGCTTCATGCCAGGTGCGTCCGGTGACCTTCAATCCGAATTCGTGCGACAGCCGCTCCTGAAGATCGGGAAAATGTCCTACCCCGTACAGAATACCGATGTGCATTTTTCCGATACGGCGCTGTTCACGAAGCACATCAAGCACTCTCTGATTGCGAAGTGGTACACCCCTATCCATCAGGTCCGCAGAATCTTCCCTCTTCAGCAGTCCATCGGCGAACACCCTGCGCAGGGAGAGTCGCATTTCCTGCGGGAGCCCCGAGGGAAAGTTCTCCAGCAAGGCATACATGCGTCTATCGTTCGAATAATCCGGCAAGGAATCCGTGAAACCGGGCAGCAGGATATTCATCTCCTGTTCCGACAGATCCGCATGGACGAAGGTCGGACGCGTGTAGTCGATGCCTTCCTGCTGCCGCATCATCCCCAACAGCGCGGCGAGGTGTTTGTAGGAGCGACGCATCGGTGTGTCCTC
Proteins encoded in this region:
- a CDS encoding MaoC/PaaZ C-terminal domain-containing protein; amino-acid sequence: MYFDDFHPGLHIETNARTVTETELDAFLDLADLHLPMFLDDEGAREVGHSRRLVTGPMILAVALGLVRAHGCFDQVVAALEFNHVRFRKAVHPGDSLRAGLTVRESRPTSHPGRGLVIVDFIVRNQEDATVLEMQGTYLFRRSPQPSTP